A stretch of the bacterium genome encodes the following:
- the paaA gene encoding 1,2-phenylacetyl-CoA epoxidase subunit PaaA yields the protein MDTRPDTQDDPVLLARFTERIAAGDQIEAGEWIPEEYRFEARRLIQMHANSEIMGALPEREWIPRAPTLARKMALTAKVQDEVGHGMLLYRVAETLGGTREEMIAELVAGRARFHNVFHYPAETWADVAIIQVFVDGAAMQTQGALRSCSYAPYSRVLKRICYEEDFHIQLGLDVWRSLAEGTPRQRAMLQDALRRWWTPIMHFFGMPDRVSPHTAKMLAWRIKVKSNEELRQQFLRRFIPIILEYGLEVPDPHLRWVEAEERYVYTEPDWEELKRVGRNGGPKSAERLGLRQQFYRQHAWIREAVSRWAAAA from the coding sequence GTGGACACGCGCCCAGACACCCAAGACGATCCGGTGCTCCTCGCCCGCTTCACCGAACGGATTGCGGCGGGAGATCAAATCGAAGCCGGGGAGTGGATACCGGAGGAATACCGGTTCGAAGCCAGGCGCCTGATCCAGATGCACGCGAACTCCGAGATCATGGGGGCGCTCCCCGAGCGGGAATGGATCCCGCGGGCTCCGACCTTGGCCCGGAAAATGGCGCTCACGGCGAAGGTGCAGGACGAAGTCGGCCACGGGATGCTCCTGTATCGGGTCGCGGAAACCCTGGGAGGCACCCGCGAGGAGATGATCGCGGAGCTGGTCGCCGGTCGTGCCCGCTTCCACAACGTCTTCCATTATCCCGCGGAGACCTGGGCGGATGTCGCGATCATCCAGGTTTTCGTAGACGGCGCGGCGATGCAGACGCAGGGGGCGTTGCGGTCCTGCTCCTACGCGCCGTATTCGCGGGTGCTGAAACGGATCTGCTATGAGGAAGATTTCCACATCCAGCTCGGCCTCGACGTATGGCGATCGCTTGCGGAGGGCACCCCCCGGCAGCGGGCAATGTTGCAGGACGCGTTGCGGCGGTGGTGGACCCCGATCATGCATTTCTTCGGGATGCCCGATCGGGTCTCACCCCACACCGCGAAGATGCTGGCCTGGCGGATCAAGGTTAAGTCCAACGAAGAACTCCGCCAGCAGTTCCTGCGTCGCTTTATTCCGATCATCCTCGAGTACGGGCTCGAAGTCCCCGACCCCCACCTGCGTTGGGTAGAGGCGGAGGAGCGGTACGTCTACACCGAGCCCGACTGGGAGGAACTGAAACGGGTGGGCCGCAACGGCGGGCCGAAGAGCGCGGAACGCCTCGGGCTCCGGCAACAATTCTATCGCCAGCACGCCTGGATCCGGGAAGCAGTCAGCCGATGGGCGGCCGCGGCATGA
- a CDS encoding thioredoxin family protein: MEWGKVFAEGLSYRDFLAKHATPDQQKRWQAVYDSVSLTGEHRELLAGFVREMRVLCVAGAWCGDCVNQCPILARIAEQNPKIGLRFVDRDVQPAAQDALSMNAGRRVPAVIFLSEDDHECGRYGDRTLATYRQMAADRLGPACPTGIVPPGPALLSAVTAEWAGQFERMQLMLRLSKRLREKYGD; the protein is encoded by the coding sequence ATGGAATGGGGCAAGGTCTTTGCCGAAGGTCTGAGCTACCGCGATTTCCTCGCGAAGCATGCCACCCCGGATCAGCAGAAGCGCTGGCAGGCCGTCTACGACAGCGTCAGCCTGACCGGCGAGCACCGAGAGCTGCTTGCCGGTTTCGTCCGTGAGATGCGCGTGCTGTGCGTCGCCGGCGCTTGGTGCGGCGACTGCGTGAACCAGTGCCCCATCCTGGCGCGCATCGCCGAGCAGAATCCCAAGATCGGCCTGCGATTCGTCGATCGGGACGTTCAGCCCGCCGCGCAGGATGCCTTGTCGATGAACGCCGGCCGGCGCGTCCCGGCAGTGATCTTCCTGAGCGAAGACGACCACGAGTGCGGCCGGTACGGCGACCGCACCCTGGCAACCTACCGGCAGATGGCCGCCGACCGGCTCGGCCCGGCGTGCCCCACGGGGATCGTCCCGCCGGGCCCCGCGCTGCTCTCGGCGGTGACGGCGGAATGGGCCGGCCAGTTCGAACGGATGCAGTTGATGCTCCGCCTTTCCAAGCGGCTCCGGGAAAAGTACGGCGATTGA